A genomic window from bacterium includes:
- a CDS encoding sodium:solute symporter family protein: MIGGYDIAIIFVWLALMLALGKYLARSVSNTDDFYLANRAMPVTLVICALGGCNLGMYNFLAEAGNAAQQGVSIIWHEWTGNMAFAFAGLFILPAFRRLKLTTVPEFMGLRYGPKAHTLTAFMYSLKSAAKLSTMMYMGAYAASIIIPQLNFYVWICIFALVVGVYTYEGGMVSLIFTSAAQFIMILVASLIGYSFIAAKVGGLPGIVEKLPAEMMNFVPAQGKFDFKFILAILFLGVNAWTCDQSMLQRSFGSKNVKTLVRAMVLTGIVLTPINPFHFFSGLAARILVPEAPSMSVDAIMIQLYTSLIPTVFLGLFIAGLLSGQLSVIGAELNAGATVLAQDIWQRWRRTAPSPQQKLRFSRLMTLLMTGLMLLGSILVLKVGSVVDVFLSIIGIFDTPIFVVAILYGLKVRRINQAGAIAGYLGGALCGGVARWACTAYNLPDYLWWTTVSAFLGAAIIALVVSLFFAPPDRAKIDALYEREQEEDADWYHIIPRSLLGKCTLGLIIIGAALFFAGILIGGMGGAHASLLAVGGMVVYFVGCGTRLLFE, encoded by the coding sequence ATGATCGGCGGCTATGACATTGCGATAATTTTCGTCTGGCTGGCCCTGATGTTGGCCCTGGGCAAATACCTGGCGCGCAGTGTGTCCAACACGGATGATTTCTACCTGGCCAACCGCGCTATGCCGGTGACCCTGGTGATCTGCGCCCTGGGCGGCTGCAACCTGGGGATGTACAATTTCCTGGCCGAGGCGGGCAACGCCGCCCAGCAGGGCGTGAGCATCATCTGGCACGAGTGGACCGGCAACATGGCGTTCGCTTTCGCTGGGCTGTTCATCCTGCCGGCGTTCCGGCGGCTCAAGCTGACCACCGTGCCGGAGTTTATGGGCCTGCGCTACGGCCCCAAGGCCCACACGCTGACCGCTTTCATGTACTCGCTCAAGAGCGCCGCCAAGCTGAGCACGATGATGTACATGGGCGCCTACGCCGCCTCCATCATCATCCCGCAGCTCAATTTCTATGTCTGGATCTGCATTTTCGCGCTGGTGGTGGGGGTCTACACCTACGAGGGCGGGATGGTCAGCCTGATTTTCACCTCCGCCGCCCAGTTCATCATGATCCTGGTCGCCTCGCTGATCGGCTACTCCTTCATCGCGGCCAAGGTGGGCGGGCTGCCCGGGATAGTGGAGAAGCTGCCCGCGGAGATGATGAATTTCGTGCCGGCCCAGGGCAAGTTCGACTTCAAGTTCATCCTCGCCATCCTGTTCCTGGGGGTGAACGCCTGGACCTGCGACCAGAGCATGCTGCAGCGCTCGTTCGGCTCCAAGAACGTCAAGACCCTGGTGCGGGCCATGGTGCTGACCGGCATCGTGCTCACGCCGATCAACCCGTTCCATTTCTTCTCCGGCCTGGCCGCGCGCATCCTGGTTCCCGAGGCGCCCTCGATGAGCGTGGACGCGATCATGATCCAGCTCTACACCAGCCTCATCCCCACGGTATTCCTGGGCCTGTTCATCGCCGGGCTTCTCTCCGGGCAGCTCTCTGTGATCGGGGCCGAGCTGAACGCCGGAGCCACGGTCCTGGCCCAGGACATCTGGCAGCGCTGGCGCCGGACCGCGCCCAGCCCGCAGCAGAAACTGCGTTTTTCGCGCCTGATGACCCTGCTGATGACCGGCCTGATGCTGCTCGGCTCGATCCTGGTGCTCAAGGTCGGTTCGGTGGTGGATGTGTTCCTCTCGATCATCGGCATTTTCGACACACCGATTTTCGTGGTCGCGATCCTCTACGGTCTCAAAGTAAGGCGGATCAACCAGGCCGGGGCCATCGCCGGGTATCTGGGCGGAGCGCTCTGTGGCGGCGTGGCGCGCTGGGCCTGCACGGCCTACAACCTGCCGGACTACCTGTGGTGGACCACTGTCTCGGCGTTCTTGGGCGCGGCGATAATCGCGCTGGTGGTGAGCCTGTTCTTCGCCCCGCCCGACCGCGCCAAGATCGACGCCCTGTACGAGCGGGAGCAGGAGGAGGACGCGGACTGGTACCATATCATCCCGCGCTCGCTGCTGGGCAAGTGCACCCTGGGCCTGATTATAATCGGTGCGGCGCTGTTCTTCGCCGGGATACTGATCGGCGGGATGGGCGGGGCGCACGCCTCGCTGCTGGCCGTGGGCGGGATGGTCGTCTATTTCGTGGGTTGCGGAACACGTCTTCTTTTCGAGTAA
- a CDS encoding alpha-galactosidase, with the protein MDFKTTRTENGLRIMSGSLRLDIDNALALRPALADGNGGWLCPVTAETPLAPAFYLQLEGLAVTAFRSDWERTEVCQVGSSLGPGKRVVLHGAADQYGHPLYPGLKIGVKLELEFYDRYPSAFVGAAEFTNLGRRTYRVDRLAGSHYRLDRRLLEPEAAPWAFASYHGAAWRWGTDYEVVWLDSRFSRQNFMGLGELTGSGGEGGGTPLVDLWSPKVGLAVASAEPRPEWISLPVSAGRDGLVELCVEEAPEARLGQKTTLGPGESLRTIRSLTVLHKLDFHDALRTYADILRSQGVAIPLNSPAACHEPYWKSWGFGLDFTQEQIFGALPELKEFGIRTALLDDGWFVHYGDWEPHPAPGKFPGGEKDLQEFTRRMQAEGFKIGLWWYPQGVSPDSRLAAEHPDWLVRREDGSFPTCQRGLYYLCADCPEAVEYVRGLTTKIMGDWGFDSLYLDTTGLSAAPPCFNPAHAHSSPLDSYRNQYKLFRAIYETARELKNGCMIEMCICGIPHDPFKMPYYNLANASDPVNLNQVRRRIKVEKAFRGPAFAVGDCYQIPIHEWEGWSCPESFESALGAGAQATTLYSKLSPEQMEKWKHWFGLYRELGLSSGEYLNLYDLAWDKPEAHVVKKGDRLYYGFFAERWSRATPLELRGLEPGRVYRARDYAAGRDLGTVSAEKSVLAVAFRESLLVELTPEP; encoded by the coding sequence ATGGATTTCAAGACGACACGCACGGAAAACGGCCTGCGCATAATGAGCGGCTCGCTGCGCCTGGACATAGACAACGCCCTGGCGCTGCGTCCGGCCCTGGCGGATGGAAACGGAGGCTGGCTCTGCCCGGTGACCGCCGAGACCCCGCTCGCCCCGGCGTTCTACCTTCAGCTCGAGGGCCTGGCGGTGACCGCTTTCCGCTCCGACTGGGAGCGGACAGAAGTCTGCCAGGTGGGCTCCAGCCTGGGGCCGGGCAAACGGGTCGTGCTGCACGGCGCGGCCGATCAGTACGGCCACCCGCTGTACCCGGGCCTGAAAATCGGCGTGAAACTGGAGCTGGAGTTCTACGATCGATACCCCTCGGCCTTTGTGGGCGCGGCCGAGTTCACCAACCTGGGCCGCCGCACCTACCGTGTCGACCGTCTGGCCGGCAGCCACTACCGCCTGGACCGCCGCCTGCTGGAGCCCGAGGCCGCGCCCTGGGCTTTCGCCTCCTACCACGGGGCGGCCTGGCGCTGGGGCACGGACTACGAGGTGGTCTGGCTGGACAGCCGTTTCAGCCGTCAGAATTTCATGGGCCTGGGCGAGTTGACCGGCTCGGGCGGCGAGGGCGGCGGCACCCCGCTGGTCGACCTCTGGTCGCCGAAAGTCGGCCTGGCCGTAGCCAGCGCCGAGCCGCGTCCGGAGTGGATCAGCCTGCCGGTGAGCGCCGGGCGTGACGGCCTGGTGGAGCTGTGCGTGGAGGAGGCGCCCGAGGCGCGCCTGGGCCAGAAAACAACCCTCGGCCCCGGCGAGAGCCTGCGCACGATCCGCTCGCTCACCGTGCTGCACAAGCTGGATTTCCACGACGCCCTGCGCACCTACGCCGACATCCTGCGCTCGCAGGGCGTGGCGATACCGCTCAACTCTCCCGCGGCCTGCCACGAGCCGTACTGGAAAAGCTGGGGTTTCGGCCTGGATTTCACCCAGGAGCAGATTTTCGGCGCCCTGCCGGAGCTTAAGGAATTCGGCATCCGCACCGCGCTGCTGGATGACGGCTGGTTCGTGCATTACGGCGACTGGGAGCCGCACCCAGCGCCGGGCAAGTTCCCGGGCGGCGAGAAAGACCTCCAGGAGTTCACCCGGCGCATGCAGGCCGAGGGGTTCAAGATCGGCCTCTGGTGGTATCCGCAGGGGGTCAGCCCCGACAGCCGCCTGGCCGCCGAGCACCCGGACTGGCTCGTGCGTCGGGAGGACGGCTCTTTCCCCACCTGCCAGCGCGGCCTCTACTACCTGTGCGCCGACTGCCCCGAGGCGGTGGAATACGTGCGCGGCCTGACCACAAAGATCATGGGCGACTGGGGCTTCGACTCGCTCTACCTCGACACCACCGGCCTGAGCGCCGCGCCGCCCTGTTTCAACCCGGCCCACGCCCACAGCTCGCCCCTGGACAGCTACCGCAACCAGTACAAGCTGTTCCGCGCGATCTACGAGACCGCCCGGGAGCTGAAAAACGGCTGCATGATCGAGATGTGCATCTGCGGCATCCCGCACGACCCGTTCAAGATGCCCTACTACAACCTGGCCAACGCCTCCGACCCGGTGAACCTGAACCAGGTCCGCCGCCGGATCAAGGTGGAGAAAGCTTTTCGCGGTCCCGCGTTCGCCGTGGGCGACTGCTACCAGATCCCGATCCACGAGTGGGAGGGCTGGTCGTGCCCGGAGTCGTTCGAAAGCGCGTTGGGCGCCGGGGCGCAGGCCACCACGCTGTACTCGAAGCTCAGCCCCGAGCAGATGGAAAAATGGAAACACTGGTTCGGCCTGTACCGTGAGCTGGGCCTGTCCAGCGGCGAGTACCTGAACCTCTACGACCTGGCCTGGGACAAGCCCGAAGCGCACGTGGTGAAAAAGGGCGATCGCCTTTATTATGGATTTTTCGCCGAACGCTGGAGCCGGGCCACGCCGCTTGAGTTGCGCGGCCTGGAGCCGGGCCGGGTCTACCGAGCGCGGGATTACGCCGCCG